The following is a genomic window from Bacteroidia bacterium.
GCCACCATTCAGCCAGGTGATACCATTATGGGTTTTGACTTGTCTCACGGCGGGCACCTCACCCACGGTTCGCCTGTCAATTTTTCAGGTAAACTGTATCGCCCTGTTTTTTATGGAGTCGGCAGAGACACCGGCCGGGTGGATATGGATCAGGTAAGAGACACGGCCCGCAAAGAAAAGCCTAAACTGATTATTACGGGAGCGAGCAGCTATTCACGCGACTGGGACTACGCGACATTCCGGGAAATCGCAGAAGAAGTGGGTGCGATCCTTATGGCAGATATTTCACATCCTGCCGGTCTGATTGCAAAGGGTCTTCTGACAAACCCGCTTCCCCATTGCCATATCGTGACTACGACTACCCACAAAACCCTCAGGGGTACACGTGGCGGATTGATTATGGTCGGAGACAATACTTCAAATCCGATGGGAATCAAAACAGCCAAAGGCACCCTTCGCACCATTGGGTCGCTGCTTGACAGCGGGGTTTTCCCTGGTACCCAGGGTGGGCCGCTGATGCATATCATCGCAGCCAAAGCGGTAGCTTTTGGCGAGGCACTTCGCCCTGAGTTTAAAACCTATGGCGAACAGGTAATGAAAAATGCCAAAGCACTTGCCAGTGCTATGCTGGCCCTTGGTTATGGGGTAATCTCCGGGGGCACCGACAACCATTCGATGCTGATTGACCTGCGAAATAAAAAAGTTACCGGAAAAATTGCCGAAGATACTCTCGTAAAGGCAGATATTACCATCAATAAAAACATGGTCCCTTTTGACTCCGAAAGCCCCATGGTTACGAGCGGAATCCGACTCGGTACTCCGGCACTTACCACAAGGGGGTTGAAAGAAAATCATATGGAAATGATTGCTTCGTTTATAGATCGGGTGCTTGTCGATTACAACAATGAGACAGTTATTACCCAGGTAAAAGGTGAGGTGAACGAGTTTATGAGCGATTTCCCCATGTTCCAATGGTAAATCTTCGTCCGCGTCACCTGGATTAATGATTTTAACACGAGCTACAATGAAGGTATTTTCCAGGTTTTCGCTTTTTCTTTGCCTGTTAATTTTGGGGATCCATGTATCCTTTGGGCAATTTATATCTACAGAGCACATTTTTGCCGCCGACGGATATAGTGTTTTTGAGGTAGGCTACCCGCTGAAATTGGCACAAGGGGCAGACCATAAGTTTGTTTTCATGGAATACTGGATGGCGGGAAAAGAAAAACGCCGGACGGAAAATTATTATATCCAGAGTTATGGTATCCGCGATTACGTAGAACACTGGTTTCAACCCGTAACCAACGAAGGTTTTGAACCTATGCAGGTAACAGACCTCCGGCGACTGGAAAATGTGTACGCAGTAATTGGTCTTCAATATTTTCAGGAAGAAAAAGAAACCCATACGGTGTCTCGCTTTTTTACGCTTGACGGTAGTTCCAAATCAACCGAACCAGTTAAGATTTCTTCCTATACCAAAAGACCCCGGAAGGATTACGAAGAGCGGATCGAGGTTTCTCCCCGCATGAAGTATATGGTCTGGATGGGGAAAATTCTGGAAAACTATTACTTCAGTGTGTGGGACGGCAATGGGAATGAGGTTTGGAAAAAACAGCTGGATATTCCCTACATTCAGGATAAGTACAAGGTCAAAGACCTCCGGGTTGACGACAAAGGCAACCTGTATTTTCTGATGGAACCCAATGTACCGGTTGTTTTCCGAAAAGAGAAAAAACCATTGATTCTGCTCAGGTATATTGTAGAAAAAGAAGAGTTCCTGACAGAAATTGTCTCACTTGACGGCTTGTCCGATGTAATGGATTCACACCTGGCTTTTCTGCGCAACTACGACATCATTGTTGCAGGCGTATTATCCACTGAAGGAGCTACAGGGATTCGCAATGGTGTAAACGCAGAGACTGAAGGAGGCTCCAGAGCGTGGACACACGTGTTTTTAAAAAGGTATAGCCGGGAAGAAAACAATTGGAACCAGCTTACACTTGCGGCCGATTCGATTTCCCCGATTCCCGAAAAATGGATCAAACATTATCAGGAACGAGGCTCTGACTTTAGTCTTTCCAAAATCATAACTGAAAACGAGACAGCCGTTGTCATTTTGGAAGAACACTATATGACCAAGAAAAAACTTTACTATTACGACCTGGGATGTCTGGGCTTTAATACCACTACCGGAGGGCTGGTCTGGAATGAAATTGTGGAAAAACGGCAACGCGACTCACAGTCCAATGCGTTTATGTCTTATGTAGCGGGTATTGCCCGGGACCGGCTCCGGCTGGTTTATCTCTCAGAAAGAGGCGCTTCGGGCGAACTGCTATGTACATCCATCGAACTGGATACAGGCAAAAGAAAAGATAAAATGCTCGCCTCCAACGAAGCTTCCAACTACCTTTTTTTCCCGGCAAGGTCTGGTATGGTGAGTAATTTTGAGATGGTACTGATCGGAATGGGCAATCCCGACCAGAATGATTTTAAATTGATTACGATTTCCTTTTAAATTGCATATAGTTTGCAGACATTTGATATGATTCAAAGGCAATGGGTATAATTACAAAATTTAAACAGTTCAGAAGCGGGGGTTCCACATCCAATGGCAAAGGGAAAAAAACCGATGCAAAAGTGGAAGAAGAAAAGGAAATGTCCTTTCTTGAGCATCTGGAAGAATTGCGCTGGCACCTGATCCGGAGTTTTGCAGTCATTCTGGTTGTGGCCATCGTCATCTTCACCAAAATTCAATGGTTTCTTGACAATGTGATCCTCTTTGCATTTGACAAAAACTTCCCTTTACACCGGTTTCTCTGTAATTTGAATGCCGATCTTTGTTTCGAAAAGATTGGGGTCATATTTATTGCAATTGAGCCTTACGAGCAGTTTTTGAAGTCAATCAGCATTTCTCTGATCGCTGGTTTTATCATTTCCTTCCCTTATTTTGCCTGGGAAATCTGGCGTTTTATCAAACCCGGACTTCATCCCCGTGAACAAAAAGGGATGAGAGGAAATGTCTTAGTCATGAGTATGCTCTTTTTCATGGGCGTAGCATTTGCCTACTATATTGTCCTCCCTTTCTCCGTACAATTTCTTGCAAGCTATAAGATATCCGCAGACATCGAAAACCAGTGGAAAATCGGGAATGTCATCGCGATGGTCACCCAGATCGCAATTGGTGGCGGAGTGATTTTCGAACTGCCGATTGTGGTTTATTACCTCGCCAAAATTGGCCTGGTAACGCCTGAGTTTATGAAAACGTACCGGCGCCATGCAGTTGTTGTACTGCTTGTACTTGCAGCTGTTGTTACTCCTCCCGACTGGATTACTCAGGTGCTGGTATTTTTGCCGCTGATGGTACTGTACGAGATCAGCATAAAAATTGCAGCAGTTGTTACAAAAAACAGAGAGAAAGAACTCGCAGAAGAGCTTCCCAAGGCTGAATAATTAATGACGGACACTTATGACGATTGGTATTGCAGCAGACCATGCAGGGTTTGCTTATAAGGAAATGCTGAAAAGCTACCTCATTGAGAAAGGCTTTGAAGTCAAAGACTATGGCACAAACAGTCCGGAATCTTCAGATTATCCGGACTTTGCCCACCCCCTTTCAGAAGCTGTGAGCAATGGAACAGTAGAAAAAGGTGTTGCTGTCTGTGGCAGTGGGGAAGGCATGTGTATTACGGCCAATAAACACCCGAAGGTACGGGCAGCCCTGGTATGGAATGAGGAAGTAGCCGCACTCAGCCGCGAACACAATGACGCCAATATTCTCTGTCTCCCCTCGCGGTTTATCGATACAGACACTGCGCGCAAACTGGTCGACATATTTTTTGCCACTGCCTTTGAAGGAGGCAGACATGCCCGCAGGGTAAATAAAATCTGAACCGTCGGTCTTGGCAAATCTCGAAGATCTCCTCACCGAAATCAGGGCCTGCCGATATTGTGAGGCACATCTGCCTTTAGGTCCCCGTCCGGTACTAAGTGCCGGCAAAGATGCCGCCATTTTGATTGCAGGACAGGCACCGGGAACCCGGGTTCATGCTACAGGCATTCCATGGAACGACCCGAGCGGAGACCGGCTTCGTACATGGCTGATGATGGGAAAAGACCTTTTTTACGACGAAAATCGCATCGCCATAGTGCCGATGGGGTTTTGTTATCCGGGAAAAGGTAGCAGTGGCGACCTCCCGCCCCGCCCCGAATGTGCGAAGCTATGGCACGAAAAACTGTTGAAACAACTCCCGGCTGTCAAGCTCAAACTGGCCATCGGCCAGTACGCTATCGGTTACTACCTCGGCGATAAAAAGAAAAAGACCCTGACCGAAACCGTACAAAACTGGGAAAACTATCTCCCGGAGGGTATTATTCCCCTACCACATCCCTCGCCAAGAAATCTGCTTTGGTTGAAAAAAAACCCGTGGTTTGAAGAGGAACTTATTCCCGTAATCCGTATGAAAGTCTGGGAAATGCTCGGGTAATTACTCCTCCAGATAGATATGTGAAGCTACCAAAACTTCCGTATTGGGTTTGGCAAACTCAATCAAAAACTCCCCCTTACCATTATAATCATCAAACGGCAAAAAGTATGAGACATGTGTGTCTTGTACCTTAAGCGGAAAAGATTGCTGCGCAATCAGGCCGGTCTTTTGCCCATCTCTGATCTCATAAATCGAGCCTGTGATATAATCATATGGAAATGGCTCCAATGCAACGCACTTCACAAATACCCGGGTTGCGGGCGGGAAATGGTCATTTTTCCCCATACATTCATCATTCTCACCCAAAGAAGTACAAAACTCAATGGAATAAGGTGCAGGAGACGAAGACTTACAACCGTTTCCCACCAAAACCAACGCCGCAGCCAACAACCATAAATAATATTTCATTTTCATAAGTAAGAGCTTTCTTTAACTGACAAATGTAGCGTAAAATTATTTCCTTAGCCAAACAGCTACCTCAAAGCATAGCCGTCATCATTTCCTCAAATACATGCGGGGTCTCTATCCAATAAGTTTGGATTCCCAAAGATTTTGCGGTTTCAATATTGGGAAGCGAGTCGTCGAGAAACAAAGTTTCTTCTGCTTTCCAACCCATTTCGGCCAAAGCCTGAAGATATATTTCCGGATCGGGTTTTCTCACGCCCATTTCAAATGAAAGAAAAATACGATCCATACAATCAAACATAGGCTTACATGCCGGATAATAGGTATCGTAATGGTGTTTGTTGGTATTGCTCAGCAACGCCAGTCTGTATTTTTGTGAAAGCTGTTGCACGGCTTCGACTCTGCCCGGAAAAACACCGATCAGCAATTGGGTCCATATATCTTTTATTTCTTCCAATGTTCCGGTCAGGGAAAATGTGTTTTTTAAGCCTGTTGCAAATTCATCAATATCTGCATGCCCATTGTCCAGAAGCGTAAACCAATGGTGCTGCCCGCTTTTCCCGTAATCGATAGGCTCAGCACCGGGGGCTCTCATTTGGTTGTATCGCTCAAGGGTGGACTGAATGTCAATATCATATAACACACCGCCAAGGTCAATAAGCATATTTTGGATGGGC
Proteins encoded in this region:
- the glyA gene encoding serine hydroxymethyltransferase — its product is MSHSEIPSTYVRDEVFSIISKEEKRQKEGIELIASENFVSEEVMRAAGSCLTNKYAEGLPGKRYYGGCQHVDEVEELARERIKALFGASWVNVQPHSGAQANAAVMLATIQPGDTIMGFDLSHGGHLTHGSPVNFSGKLYRPVFYGVGRDTGRVDMDQVRDTARKEKPKLIITGASSYSRDWDYATFREIAEEVGAILMADISHPAGLIAKGLLTNPLPHCHIVTTTTHKTLRGTRGGLIMVGDNTSNPMGIKTAKGTLRTIGSLLDSGVFPGTQGGPLMHIIAAKAVAFGEALRPEFKTYGEQVMKNAKALASAMLALGYGVISGGTDNHSMLIDLRNKKVTGKIAEDTLVKADITINKNMVPFDSESPMVTSGIRLGTPALTTRGLKENHMEMIASFIDRVLVDYNNETVITQVKGEVNEFMSDFPMFQW
- the tatC gene encoding twin-arginine translocase subunit TatC, with the protein product MGIITKFKQFRSGGSTSNGKGKKTDAKVEEEKEMSFLEHLEELRWHLIRSFAVILVVAIVIFTKIQWFLDNVILFAFDKNFPLHRFLCNLNADLCFEKIGVIFIAIEPYEQFLKSISISLIAGFIISFPYFAWEIWRFIKPGLHPREQKGMRGNVLVMSMLFFMGVAFAYYIVLPFSVQFLASYKISADIENQWKIGNVIAMVTQIAIGGGVIFELPIVVYYLAKIGLVTPEFMKTYRRHAVVVLLVLAAVVTPPDWITQVLVFLPLMVLYEISIKIAAVVTKNREKELAEELPKAE
- the rpiB gene encoding ribose 5-phosphate isomerase B; translation: MTIGIAADHAGFAYKEMLKSYLIEKGFEVKDYGTNSPESSDYPDFAHPLSEAVSNGTVEKGVAVCGSGEGMCITANKHPKVRAALVWNEEVAALSREHNDANILCLPSRFIDTDTARKLVDIFFATAFEGGRHARRVNKI
- a CDS encoding uracil-DNA glycosylase family protein — translated: MANLEDLLTEIRACRYCEAHLPLGPRPVLSAGKDAAILIAGQAPGTRVHATGIPWNDPSGDRLRTWLMMGKDLFYDENRIAIVPMGFCYPGKGSSGDLPPRPECAKLWHEKLLKQLPAVKLKLAIGQYAIGYYLGDKKKKTLTETVQNWENYLPEGIIPLPHPSPRNLLWLKKNPWFEEELIPVIRMKVWEMLG
- a CDS encoding HAD family phosphatase is translated as MPIQNMLIDLGGVLYDIDIQSTLERYNQMRAPGAEPIDYGKSGQHHWFTLLDNGHADIDEFATGLKNTFSLTGTLEEIKDIWTQLLIGVFPGRVEAVQQLSQKYRLALLSNTNKHHYDTYYPACKPMFDCMDRIFLSFEMGVRKPDPEIYLQALAEMGWKAEETLFLDDSLPNIETAKSLGIQTYWIETPHVFEEMMTAML